From Symphalangus syndactylus isolate Jambi chromosome 5, NHGRI_mSymSyn1-v2.1_pri, whole genome shotgun sequence:
CCAAACCCATTACAAAGAGTATATCCTGTTAGTGTATCCCTTTGGTGCTCccaaaatcttagaagaaaaaatgctgatatgatgttttggtcaatgatggactgtatatatgacagtggtctcataagattaaaatagcatatttttactgtaacttttctatgtttagatacacaaatacttatcattgtgcTACAACTGcccacagtattcagtacagtaacaggctgtacaggtttgtagtctaggagcaatatGCTATACCATGTAGCCTATGCGTGTAGTAGGTTACaacacctaggtttgtgtaagcatttctcagaacatgtccCCGTCATTAAGTAACACATGACTATATTAGAGTTCAGGTCCTGGCTCTACAATTTACTAACAGTGTGACTGGGCAGATCATCCACCTTCCCGATGCTCTCCCAAATCAATTCCCTGTTCTAGAATATAACAGGAGATTTGAATGGGTTTTCAGCATCAATGTACCCTGGGCAGTAGAATTTCATTGAAAAGCCTTTGGACTCCAACTAAAGATGCAGAGAAGTCCGagttcctccctctctcttcttctgGAGCTCTTTGTAGTTACATCTGTTATAGTATCATTATATCAAGTTACAACAATCTGTTTCCCTTTATCTCCTCTAGTGGCCTGGGAGCCTCTAAGAGGCAAACACAGTCCCCATACAGGAATGGGATGTGTGCAGAACTGTATAACTCCTCTCTTCTGCCTGAAGAATAAAACAACTATTATACAAAGGAAAAGAGTggttcattttctcttctcagcAGAGATGTCCAATGTGGAAATGGCAGAAGAAAGATCAAAACCTTGCAGAGATAATGTGGGTAACCACCTGCCTTTATCCTGCAATACCATACTGACAGTTCCTTTGCCCTCTCTGTAGAGGGTCAGTAATATGGCCATACCTGGGGCCATACGCCTTCTTCATGCCACTCCACAGGAGAAGGGAATGTGACCCTGTAGGATTCTTCTTTGCCCGCTAAAATGCTACTCTGTCAATGTTCTCCACATAGTGAGGGTTATCATGTTAGAGCTGTCTATACATAGTCCTCAGGAAagtgaaacaaaaacattttcttaaggtCAAAAACTTACCTCCATGATGCTGCTTACATGTCGCGATCTATgaaaaagacagtggagaaaaaaaaaggaagacattaagttttacttttaaaataccaTGTACTAACAAATGTCTAAAATGGTTAGAAATAAGACTGGCAGAATAGGCTGCTGTTCCTACCCATGAATACCTTGTTTAGAGCTACCCAGCAGGAACAAGCCCTTCCTACTAGCCTCAGATACCAATCCAGCCAGAAAGTACTGGAGGAGTCCAGGATTATAGGATGCTAGGATAGCAGGACTTACAAACAAAGGCCTATACCTTCTTGAGATGTTCGTTAGTGCTAAATACACCTGAAGCTGCCACGAAAGCTAGAGGAAGGCAGTAGGTAAGAAGTGTTAAGAGTGTATATGTATTCGTGCaagtgctgctgctgctccctgctCAACTGCAGGGAAACTACTGGTTCAGAAACCATGCCGTGCATCAGTATCTCAGCAAGTGCCACTAATCTGATCTTTAAGGACATTCCCTGACAATCCCAATATGCAGATTGTTTATATCTGATGGGATGGGACTCATTCAGGGTAGTATGGCCATAGCCTTTTTTTATATCAAAGCAGCTTTATGATATGACTACTCATACACAACTTTCAGCAGCTTACAAAAGAATGTAAGACTTACCCCACTTAACTGTCTTGGGCTGTGACAAAGTCACATGGTTCACACGGCAGGCATACTCATCTTTTTCAGTGGGGGTGAATTCAGTGTAGTACAAGAGATAGAAAGACCAGTCCTTGCTGAAAGACAAGTCTGAATGCTCcactttttcaattttctttccattcttcagCAAGTCAACTTCAATATCGGATGGATGAAACCCAGATACATAGCAATTCAGGAAATTTGACTTTCCATTCTCTGCTGGATGACGTGAGTAAACCTGAATCTTTGGAGTACCTGAGGAATATCGGGAAAAGACACATTAATATTGCCAGGGTATTTCACTTGGGGCTAACTTGGTGTCAAGCTACATCAGGCACCAAGTGTTTACATTTGGTCATCGATTTCTCCCAATTCCATTTCCGCTCTGGCCAAATGAGCTTCCACCTTCCCAACAAGCCACCTCCATTTTGAAGAATAAACCATGACTTGGTAACTTGGTATCTTTCCCTCATAATTCCTCtatacaggctttttttttttttcctagcagaTTTCTAGCAGTATCTTCTGTCACTGGAGATTGTGCTGCATTTTTAAGAGCCTTTTTCTGGAGGCTTTCAAGGACTTCTGATGCCTTCTCAGCACTCATAGCATTCCTTAACACATCACTCAAGAGTCTACATGATTTGGCCCCAAGCTACTTTTCAAAGTTCATTTCTCAGTTCATAATAGCCCCATCAAATTACTCATGTTATTGTACTCTGTTTCCAacccttccattttttttcttatgtttactcCTTTCTTTTTGGTTCCTGCTCCTGCCTTGATCTACACCCATCTGATTTTCTAAATTGTATGAAGTGTCTAGTAGAGTGCCTGGGACATAGCAATTGCTTTATACGGTGgcagatgttattattattacctgAGGTTCCTAAGTGGATCAACCCAAggtatgttctttatttttttattttttttttgtgggggggaggGATGGAATCTCATTCCaaagcccaggttggagtgcagtgtgcagtggtgagatctcagctcactgcaacctccgcctcctgggttcaagtgattcctgggactacaggcacacaccaccatgcccggtagttttgtatttttagtagagacatggtttcaccatattggccaggctggtctcgaactcccgacttcaagtgatccgcctgccttggcctcccaaagtgttgggattacaggcatgagccaccgcgcccagccaacccaAGGTATGTTCTTACCAAACAACAAAACCTCTTTATTTCTGCTGAGGGTTTATATGCCAGACCCCTCTCTGATTTTGTACCTAATTTCATGagctagaaaacaaagaaacaaaacctaaATGCATACAAGAGCTGGCAAATACCTTAAATGGTTGAGTTGGACCCGATAAAATACAACAGGGATAGGTGAGGACTATGGCAAATGGGACAAAACATACTTTCCATTATGACCAAATGGAGTAACGCATATGACAGTGCGATTTGCGTTTTAATTAGCATCCACAGGTGATTGCTGTAAACTAGCCAGACTGGGAATACATTGCCTAATGTTACAGAAACAGCGCTTTCCAAAATGAGAGGCATGACTAGACCATCCATGGGGAAGtgggaagaaaatattataaactctCTATTTTTCATCGAAAATGAAGAGAGGTGTTAGTGCTACTAAATACACAGATTGAcactaaatatatgtgtacaaaattcttttaaatacacTTATATTCAGGGTACATGATCACTAAAAGGCAGCTACTCCTCCATGTCTGGGAGGCTGTGGGGAAAAGGAGAAGTACCAGGCCACCTTGACCAGATATATCTCTCTAGAAACACCCCATCATCAAGGAAAGGCTACTAGCCCCATCAAGAGGTGGATTGGGGAATCTAATGAAGACCTGATTTTTTTCATAACATTAAAAGCTAACAGAGCCCTTTGCATCTGAGCTTCTAATAATAAGAACATAATAAATGCCTCAGGGGTCAGAGCACACATTCATCCTGCCTGGAACTCTCTGTTTCAGGGAAGGCGGCAAGATTTTGTGAGAGCATCACTGTAATCTTTTCTAAGAAGAGGACAAGTATCAGACAGGCTGTGTTTGAATTTGGGCTCAACCAGTTACTGGCTTTATGACTTTTGGAGAGTTATTTAAGCTTCCAAAACTTAACTGAAAAATTAATTTATGCccacagtaaaacaaaaacaaaacccacacacaGGTCAGAGGAGGAAAATAGACCTTCAGAGGCAATCACCATTACATGTTTCTTGTGGTATCTTCCAGAAATGGTCTATGCATGGCACGTATTACTTTGGAAATTttcaaaatcagattttttttttaaatatcagattgttattttttaaaatgacatctaACATAACCAGCAAATACCAGTAATGGTGATGATATATACATTATCCTTTATGTTGTAAATAAATTGTATTCAAATTAAATGCAATTTTCTCATGATCAAAACATTCTGCTTTCGATCATGTTTTGCCAGGGGAAAAGGTGAGAGCGCTTAGTGTATTGCCAGGTATTTAGAAAGTGCTCAAGGTCTTTGGTGTCCTCAACAGTCTTGGTAACCATCTTGGATTATCTTTATTAATGATTTTACAACTCCCATGACTGACAAaccttcacttctttctttcttttcttttctctttctttctttctttttttttttttttcttttttaagagacagggtctcgctctgttacccacgctggagtgcactggcgccatGATagctcaaactcctaggctcaagagttcctcccgcctcagccaccggagcagctgggaccacaggcgcgagccaccacacctggctaatttttgtttttattttttgtagagacgaggcttcaccatgttggccaggctggtctcaactactgacctcaagccatcctcccgcctcggcctccctaagtgctgggattacaggtgtgagctaccacgcccaaccCCCTCATGTTTTCAAAACCGAAAGTAAGAGGCACAGTACATCTTGGAAAGAACGAGGCAAAGGGCCAAAGAGGAAGCCCTCTGTACGAAAAGACCACAGGGCCCATGCCGCCCAGTTTGCTCTGGAGAATCTCACGCAGAAGGCAGgcgtttttcttaaaaaaatgcaCGAATTACAGCCAAAAGGCATGCGCTCCCGCAAAAGGCCCTGGTTAGGCTTGATTTCAATCTCGATTGCTGCCATTTATCCCCTGTGTAATTAAGCTTCTTAAAATCtcggggcctcagtttcttcatctgtgagaGGCAGAGGATAACCATAGTAGTTATCTATGGCGGAAGAtaactattttcaaaattaaatgacGCAAAGCACGTAAAGTCCTTGGCACACAGAAAGATGTCAATAACGGGtagttcttataattttttaaaagtgacatGTGATGGGAACAAATAAGTTAATGATCTGAAACTGCTTTGTATCACAGCCAAGCATTCTACAAACGTCGCGTGCTGTTTCCTCGCCACGGTGTGGCCCCACATAGACCCGGAGATGCTAGGGCAGGCGAACTTAGCGGGCGCCTAGACGAAGTCCACAGCTCTCCAGTCCAAGGGAAGCAGAGCTGCAGCAGACAGGCTTACCCGGGCGACGCCTGCCCCAGACCCCAGGCGCCCCTCCACGCGTTCACAGCCCTCAGCGCCGCGCCTTTGAGACGAGCCTACCCGTCCCCCACTCCAGCTGTGCCCGGGGAGCCAGAGGCCCCGCGAAAGAGCGGAAGAGAAACCCTCCCCCAACCTCGGCGCTCTGCCGCTTATCAACGCCCTAAACTTTGTCCCGACCCTCCCGTCGCCATAGGCCAAAGGTCTCCCCTGCTCCCCGCCGAAAGTGGCAAGAAGCGCGCATCCCGGGTGCGCacccccttccccactcccaggCCACCCCACCGCTTCCCCGAGACCCAGCCCTGGACTAGCCCCACGGCAGGCCACCAAGGAGAACTTGGAGAAGGGAGGTCACGGAGCGAGAGAGCATAGAGAGGGCCACAGAGGGTGCGGGGCGGGAGAGGAAGGACCAGAGCGGGAGGGTAGGAGAGACTCACGCTGGATAGCCTCCAGGCCAGAAAGAGAGAGTAGCGCGAGCACGGCTAAGGCCACGGAGCGAGACATCTCGGCCCGAATGCTGTCCGCTTCAGGAATGCCCGCTGGGCGCGACGCCTCCACTTATATTCCACGCGTGCACAGCCAATCAGGACAAGGCCCGCCGGGACCGTCACCTGTCTCCAAGCCAGCGACGCAGTGCCAGGTTAGAGAGAGGGACTTTCCCgttttcagtttccttttcttagagTCTCATGATGTTTAAGAAGGCATGCACTAGATTGGGTGGGTTTGTTGTCTGTACATCGGCGCCCTCTGATCTGGGGTGCGCGCCCCAGCTTGGGACACGGGGAGCTCATTCTCGGACTTCAGGCTGGAGGCACCTTAAGGCCGCCCCCTGGCTTTGCAAACTGGCTCCAGAGATGCTAAGTGACTTGCTAATGGTGCCCCAGCCAGTTAACGGCTCGGAGCTGCATTTTTCATTCGAGAAAACTGAAACCCAGATTAAGATCTTTGAATGCTACTTAGCAGAAGGAGAACTTCTGTTTATAACTAGAGCTTGGGAATTCGCTGCAGGGTTTCTCGATTCTCTGGGAAAGAAAAATAGTCCCAGAAGCATCCTGAGGACAGCTCAGAGAAGGTCCTAGCGAAAGAGTACCTTTCTTGCTTTTTGAATCCCTTCAGGAAAAAGTGTTCGGAAAGTTCTGTGCCAAGAAGTTCCTCCCTATGTCCTTGCTGTTTAggtaattttctttgttctgttgatttgtggggggtaaaaaaaaaaaaaaaaaaaaaaaaacgaccacTAATAGTAAAAACAGTAACTGCTAGGGCTTTAGAGCTTCCAGCGCCCTCCAGGTACATCATTCTCTTAGTTTCCACCCTAGAACAggggctggcacatagtaggtactcagtaaactGAATGaacgaatggatg
This genomic window contains:
- the B2M gene encoding beta-2-microglobulin isoform X2, with protein sequence MSRSVALAVLALLSLSGLEAIQRTPKIQVYSRHPAENGKSNFLNCYVSGFHPSDIEVDLLKNGKKIEKVEHSDLSFSKDWSFYLLYYTEFTPTEKDEYACRVNHVTLSQPKTVKWDRDM
- the B2M gene encoding beta-2-microglobulin isoform X1, with the protein product MSRSVALAVLALLSLSGLEAIQRTPKIQVYSRHPAENGKSNFLNCYVSGFHPSDIEVDLLKNGKKIEKVEHSDLSFSKDWSFYLLYYTEFTPTEKDEYACRVNHVTLSQPKTVKWGKSYILL